The window AATCATCGAAAAAACGGGCGCACAGATTCTGTGGATTCACGGGGAAGAAGCCCATTCCGGATCCCATAACCCCACTTATGCCTATTGGAAATACTCCGGCGGCGGCGTGATGATTGGCAAAGGTTGTCACCCCCTTACGGCGGCACTCTATCTTAAAGAGGTGGAAGGGCGTGCCCGCAACGGCGTAGCCATTGCGCCCAAATCTGTCACCGCGCGCACAGCGGCACTAACGCGTATGCCCTCCTTCCAAGATGCCGGATTCATCAGAAGAGATTATCACGACATTGATGATTTTTCCATGATGCATGTCACCTTTGAAGATGGCTGCTTAGCAACGGTCTTCGCCTCAGATATTATTTTAGGCGGCATACACAATTGGCTTGAAGTGGCTGCCAACAATCACCGCACCGTGTGCAATATTAATCCCAATACAGCCATGCAAGTATATAATCCCCGCCATGAAAACTTTTCCGATATTTACACGGTAGAAAAAATAGAACAAAAACAGGGATGGACCCTTATGCCGCCCGATGAAGACTGGTTTACGGGATACCCTCAGGAAATTGAGGCTTTTTACCGCAGTGCCGCCTATGGCGATCCGGTGGAAAGCAACAGCCGTTTGGGTGCCAACACGATCTCTACCATTTATTCCGCTTATGTGTCCGCAGAAAAAGGCGGCGCAGAAATACCGATCAAAGTCTTTTAATCCTATACTGCATTTTTGACCGGAGAGAGTACTGCCCATTGTCGGACATAACATTTTATTGAAAAGGAACATACCATGACTCCCGAAGATTGGGAACACCTTCAACGGATCGTTCAAACGGGGCAATCAGACGAGGCTACAGCGGCTTTTATCATTGACAGCCCCTGGCTGCCCAACTGGTTTGATAAGTCCATCTTCGACTACTACGCTGATCCCGAATGTTGGTTTCAGGCGAATCTCGCCGCGATCCAAAATTTTCCAAAAGCCATGTTCCTGCCCGGCTTCTGGGCAGAATACGGCATGTGCTCAGAGCCTGCCTCCTTCGGGGCACGCTGCAGTTTTTATGAAGATGAATTTCCTTTTGCTCATCCTGTGCCCGATGCTTTAAATTCTTTGAGCCAACCCGATCCGCGCACCGATGGCCTCACGCCCTTCATACTGCAGCGCCTCGAAAGCATGCGTCCGAGAATTGAAGCGGCAGGGCATCACATTCGCTTTGCCATCGCGCGGGGGCCTCTGAATATTGCCTCCTTCCTCATGGGATCCTCTGAATTCCTCATGGCGCTATGCATGGAGCCGGAAAAAGTGCAACGCCTCTTAGACACGATTACACGTTTTCTCGTAGACTGGCTGCAGCTTCAAAAAGAGCGTATTGATTCTATCGACGGCATCTTTATACTGGACGATATTGTCGGTTTTATAGGAGAAGACGACTTTCAAAAATTCGCCAAGCCACGGATCACCCAAATGTTCTCCGCCTTCGACGCATCCCTTCGTTTCTTTCATAATGATGCCCATGGGCTGGTTTGTGCGCCCCACCTCGCCGATATGGGCGTCAATCTCTTTAATTTTTCCTGCGACCATACGATAGAAGAAATGCTGCAGCTCACAGGCAATTCAGTAACCTTACTGGGAAACATCCCGCCACGTGATGTGCTGGCACAGGGAACCCCGGAAGATGTGACGCGCAGTGTCCGGGAATTGCGTCAGTCCCTGCCCGACAACAAACGCGTCCTTTACTCCTGCGGCGGCGGTATGCCGCCCGGCGTATCAACAGAGAACATTAACGCCTTCCTCAACGCCTTATCGGAGTAAGCGCTTCAAGATTCGACTTCAGGCGCAGGGAGAATAGGATAGCGACAGGGGCAGCGCTGAGGCCTTCACACCTCGTTATTTTTTAAATACTTTATCTAAAAAATGATAGATGTGCCAGCGCACGTGACGGTTCGCCGCATCAATCAGATCTAAGGTGTGTGGATACCCTTCCAGACGCAGATATTCATAGCTGCATCCCAGCCCTTTAAGCCGTTCTGCCAGCAAATCCGCTTGGGCAACAGGAACGGTGTCATCGTCGGTTCCATGAATGATCAGGGTAGGCGGTATGCCTTCTTTCACATGTGTTAAGGGCGATGCCAACTGATATTGCTCCGGCACTTCATCATAAGATTTGCCTCCAAAAAGGCGCTGCAAGGTTTTATTATCGCGCACCTCTTCCAGCGTCATATCGACGGGACCATACAAATCCACAACGGCTTGCACCGCACTGCTGTAGTCGGCGTTACCGCCGCTGCCTTCTAGCGAAGGAACATCAGCGGAATAGCCAAGCATCATGGCGAGATGCCCGCCTGCAGAACCGCCCACCGCAGCGATCGCGTTGGGATCAATACCATATTCATCGGCGTGGGCACGGAGCCAGCGAACGGCGCATTTCACGTCCTCCACGCAAGCGGGAAAAACAGCATCGCCAACCATACGATAGGAAATGGTGACGGCTACATAGCCCATGAGCGGGAAACGAACACA of the Candidatus Hydrogenedentota bacterium genome contains:
- a CDS encoding gfo/Idh/MocA family oxidoreductase, with protein sequence IIEKTGAQILWIHGEEAHSGSHNPTYAYWKYSGGGVMIGKGCHPLTAALYLKEVEGRARNGVAIAPKSVTARTAALTRMPSFQDAGFIRRDYHDIDDFSMMHVTFEDGCLATVFASDIILGGIHNWLEVAANNHRTVCNINPNTAMQVYNPRHENFSDIYTVEKIEQKQGWTLMPPDEDWFTGYPQEIEAFYRSAAYGDPVESNSRLGANTISTIYSAYVSAEKGGAEIPIKVF
- a CDS encoding uroporphyrinogen decarboxylase, which produces MTPEDWEHLQRIVQTGQSDEATAAFIIDSPWLPNWFDKSIFDYYADPECWFQANLAAIQNFPKAMFLPGFWAEYGMCSEPASFGARCSFYEDEFPFAHPVPDALNSLSQPDPRTDGLTPFILQRLESMRPRIEAAGHHIRFAIARGPLNIASFLMGSSEFLMALCMEPEKVQRLLDTITRFLVDWLQLQKERIDSIDGIFILDDIVGFIGEDDFQKFAKPRITQMFSAFDASLRFFHNDAHGLVCAPHLADMGVNLFNFSCDHTIEEMLQLTGNSVTLLGNIPPRDVLAQGTPEDVTRSVRELRQSLPDNKRVLYSCGGGMPPGVSTENINAFLNALSE
- a CDS encoding alpha/beta hydrolase, giving the protein MSKDRRGWKYLPILLAALLACFEMGGAYAQSLASRSEEQALFQMDAAPPLPENIKETADLVVALAMGDITLLDLNTPIEVPEEVIETKDIEYAKTGDTSVFMDLYQPKNATGPLPALVFIHGGGWESGKRSDYKYYCVRFPLMGYVAVTISYRMVGDAVFPACVEDVKCAVRWLRAHADEYGIDPNAIAAVGGSAGGHLAMMLGYSADVPSLEGSGGNADYSSAVQAVVDLYGPVDMTLEEVRDNKTLQRLFGGKSYDEVPEQYQLASPLTHVKEGIPPTLIIHGTDDDTVPVAQADLLAERLKGLGCSYEYLRLEGYPHTLDLIDAANRHVRWHIYHFLDKVFKK